In Drosophila busckii strain San Diego stock center, stock number 13000-0081.31 chromosome 3R, ASM1175060v1, whole genome shotgun sequence, the sequence AGTGTTGTGGTAAGTAGTCAAGGTACGACTATAAGCACTATATCAGTGACTCCAGCGGATTGTGTTGCATTGGTCAAGaacgagcaacagcagcatcatcatcatcaccaccaACAGCAAGAGCTCGAGACCCATCAGCGTTTGTCAACCGCCGCTCAATCCGGTACACCTGGCACACATGCAGTCAAAGTACTTGAGATTACCTCACTGGACTCGAACTCGCAACGCGAGATACAACAGGTCAGTTGGCCTAGTTAACCATTTCAATCTTGTTCAATCTCAATTAACATTGCAGGCGGTTAATTCTCTtgaacaacatcagcaactgcagcatctGCATCAGGCCAACGGACATGGACAGCCGGTGTCCACCATACAAATAGGACGGGAGCATTTTCAGCCCTTGTTTAGTGGCACTGCTACCACAGCATATACTACAGCGGCGCCCACTCAATCGCATCGCCAAGATGATGAGTATGATGCTATTGGTGTTAACGTGGCCAGCAAGCTACGCTCCATTAACCACACGCAACGCATTATTGCCGAGAAACTAATCAGCGATGTACTCTTTAATGCTCAGCTAGATAATCTCACCGTCGATTCGGCGTTGACACAATAAATactttaagctttagtttaaaCCCATTAACCGTTCTCCAAGTACATGCAGAATTTATTTACATCTTATGTATTAATTATGTCTGTAAAATAACTTTCGTCATCACTTTttgtgtaataaataattttgcgtAAGagaaacaattattattttatatcacTCTTCTTTTGTAATCTCTGCTGGTGCGCCACCTGTTAATCTTTTCCACAATGCCTTCGCaagctgcaataaataaaaactataatatgtaaacaaatatatatttatgtttttacgACATACTGTTATTGGCGGCATGTCGATTTTCTCATGCTCAGCTACCAGCTTGCGGTTGTCCTGCAGCATTTTCCAGCCAAAGTGTATCCCAATTAGGGTGGGTACCATAACCACGGCCACAAGATTTCTTGAAAGAaacgtttgtttttgctgcgccggcattttttatatttattattatataaatgacAGCTTAACAAAAGTTTGTATTGTTAATGCTTTTACAGACACTGTTAACTCTTGCTATTACTCATTTGGGGATGTTATGTTAAAAAAGCCCGCGCGATactaaaaaatacatatgGCAActctgcaaaaataaaagaaattttgtGGCAAAACTTCGTGTTTGTGTTAAACTTGAGCAGAAatgtctttaaatttatatgaaatatgtTTGTCGGGTATAAAGTTGCCGGTAATATTTCTGTGTTACGTATAATAGCGGCAGACGTACTTATACACTTCGTTTATCTGTGAGTCTTATTGCATgtaagttattattatttctaaacTATTACCTGTCCCACTCGAACTATAAACGAGGCGTTTATTTGTGTTTCTGACAAGATAAATACAAAGACTTTGTGAACAGGTAGGGCATGTAAGACGTGTGTAATACGTACGTAatacgtatgtacatacatatataaatacatacagacaAGCACAAACAAGCAGCGCCAGTGCACTGCAAGTGCCTCATCGTGTGTACATTTTAGTATTAGTTTGGACAGCAAATCATAATAAGCAAAGTCCTAAGCTACGCtcgctgtatttatttattggttTATTGAGTAAAcaaaagtgcataaataattgttttcaaaGTGAGTTTGCATGCGCTATTTTTCGTTTCCTTTGTGTCGAGTCCATGTGAAGCCATGATTCTTAAATCGATAATCGATGCACTGCGTCCTCGCCTAGACTTGTTAAGTTTTTGGTAAGTCTCACTATTTACATGATGACAACTGTTGTTTGGAACAGTTTCTTGCCACTTTCCTCgtcttttttcttcttttctcCCTGTGCTGTGTACCTTGCATTGTGCATAGATACACAAAGGAAGACaaacacagcaacaagcacTACAATGACCACAAAcataaatgcaaagaaaagaaTTATAATACATTTCTCGCGTCTCGTACGTTCTTTCCATGGCAAGCTCTCGATCAAACGGTTACGCATAATCTGTCGAAGAGATTAATGTTAAGCCATTTACAGCtataattaagcttaaagcttacTCACcggcatttaatatatatgtcagctgtatacaatttaaaaatatgaaataaaaactagGCTTGCTACTGTATGATGCGCTGCTCTCGCAGCTCAGCAAGTTGCTCTGGCTTGTACCCCAACAGCTGGCTAAGGACTGAATTTGTATGCTCACCCAATATTGGGGGCGCAGTGCGTGCATCATTGTGTGCCTCACTGAATTCCACAGCTGGACCCACTACTTTGACACCGCCATCCAGCGCATGTGGCAAGGTTTTGACTAAGCCAATAGCTTGTATATGTTCATCCTCAAACACCTCTCGAATGCTATTTACTGGTCCAGCTACAAATGTGGCCCCTTCAAATAACTGCATCCATTGCTTGTTCGTTTGCCGCACTAGAATGCTGGCAAGTTGCTCCACCAGCTGCTCACGATACTGCACCCGATCCTTGTTAGTCTTGTACTGCTCTTCCGCAGCCAATTCCTCAATGTTTAAGCGCTGGCAGAGATCTAAGAACTGTGCATCGCTACCGGCGCCTATAGTTAGATACCCATCTGCTGTCTTGAAGCTTTGATAGGGCACAATGCTAGAGTGTGCTGTACCCCAGCGTTTGGCTTCCACgcctgcatttaaataattactgCCCACGTTTATCAACATCGAGCAGCAGGTAGAGAGCAAGTTTACATCAATCTTTTGGCCACGTTGTGTGCGTTGTCGCTGCAAAAGCGCAGCCAAAATGGCGCCGTGTGCATATAGACCTGTTGCCACATCTgtcactgccacgcccaccttACTAGGCGGTCCTGAACGTTCGCCTGTTATATGCAGGAGCCCACCTACAGAGGAAGCTATTACATCATAGCCAGGACGCTTGGAATAAGGTCCAGTGGAGCCATAACCACTAATAGTGCAGTAGATAAGTTTGGGATGCACAGAACTCAGCTGTTGATAACCCAGGCCATAACGTTCCAACGTACCTGGCACATAGTTCTCCACTAGGACATCGGCTTGCTGGACTAGTTCTTGCATAATATGCTGCCCACGCTTCATATCAATGCAAACGCTTTGCTTATTGCGATTGCAGGCCAAGTAATAGGTAGCATCGCCACTTTGCTCTAGGAAAGGTGGACCCCATTTGCGTGATTCATCGCCGAAATGTGGACGCTCCACTTTGATAACCTCAGCGCCCAAATCAGCCAGCAGCATTGTGCAATAGGGACCGGCCACAATCCGCGTCAAGTCCAATATACGCACACCTTGCAGTGGATGTTTCTCAGTGGCTGTCgcgttgctattgttgttgtgagcACTGGCAAAGCTTCGCCAGCTTTGGGTAAGAGCCCCATTACGATGTAAAAGAAAACGCGTTACCCACATATCTTTTAATGCTgtataatttgcttataatgCTTAATcttttttgttcaatttctAATTACTTTGCTTCAGCATCTAACGTTTGCTGCATGGAAAGTTTTCCAGCACACTGATCAAGCATAGAACATGTGAGCTTTatcaatgccagcaacaaagaGACTACGACAAATGTTTGCTATCTATTTAAAAACTCTTAGCGCCTCTCGCTCACTTGATTGtccactcgctctctcttaaGCACATTTAAACGCATTTCGTAAATGCTTATCGTTATAAAAGGCaccaacaaaatgttgtttatctGCATATTTAACAGttgctaacaaaaattaatgcaattcatgtttaatttttaatattatttatcttGACAACAATTAGGTtgctgaaaaaaaataaacttgtctGTTTGGACTTGATTATACTTAAATATGACTAAATATCTAACggtgctttgtatttttttatcttattaatttatttgcttttcaatgTCTTATTAGCTGTTGTAAGGTTTCGAAGGTATTTTATGTTCTTTTGagatttattaaatgcttgcaaATAACTATTTATGCCTGGGAATTTTTCCCAACTAAAGTAAGTTAAGTGCTTGAGCTCATTTGTCGACAAACAAGCGCAAAGGTTGCAGTGAAGTGCACTTAACAACTATATACGTTTGGTTGAAAGATCCTcagaataattttaaatatcgcCATAATAATAATCGATTTTTGTACACATTTTCTTCATACCCTTCCGAACGTGAATAATAgtaaagcatattaaaaacCAGCTCGGAATATTTTCCCTGACCAAATAACAGGCTCTAATAGgaatacaacaacaagcccATAGTACGCAACAGTTCTATGAATAAACTCACttgtttttacaatttaacaaACATATTATTTTGTACTTAATGCATACATAATTAACTTATATAGCCTTCAGTTGCGTGATCTCAAGCTATGTTAGTCTGCTGTAATTATAGCCAGTGGTCAGTTTAGATTAAAGTGAATCTGCAAAGTACTTAAAAGCTAAATTAGTCAACTCAAAATGTTCAATTGTTGTGCCCATTAGTGGGGCCCCTAATGATTAcgcaattaaaaagtatttacaaACAGAAAGGCGTTAGGCATCAGTACCCACACAGTGTGCGTAGTATCTAtgataaaaattgaatatttgtttatagtaactatatgtatgtgtgcgtataaTGTTTACACACAGGTggcattatttgtttattattggtTAATGTGGTTTTTTAATTCCCTGCAGCTACgttaaaatcaatatttaaatgtatattgaCATTGCAATTCTTAAATGCCGATGatctcagtttcagtttcaattttaGTGAGGCTTGCAGTTTTGTACGTCATTGCAATTAGCCGCATTTGACGTAACTAGGCATGGCATATATAAAGTGAGTGGATtgtaaatgtataattttaaatatcaaattttacTCTAACAGCAGGCACCCAATTTGAGTTTCTTCtaaattttacattaatttattataaaacatttacaaaaaatataaaagcttaaGAGACTATATTTTCTATTACTTAAAACTTTGATTTGGTTTGTACTAAGCTAATATCATACAAATTAGCTCTAGctacatgcatatgtaatgctttaatttgtcTAATAAAGCCgacttgcaatttttttacagcttggcagaaaaaaacaaaatcaaagttcACAAGCcagtatatttttaatttaacaggAAATGTTCATATTTTAAGTCATTAGCTGCATTGACGCAGTTACAATGGGGCTGACTTAAAAGATAAATTTTTAAGACACCGCGCTATAGCATTATGGccttgtttcattttttagaCCTGCACCAGTTTCTTAGAACACATTGTGGGGTTTACAAATGAACTTTAAAGCGGCATTACAAGAGACATCACTttaagagagtgagagcgcaagagcgagatCAACAGCGAGAGCAAAAGAGCTTTGAGCTGAAGCTTTCAACCAAGCTTTAAATAGCATATGCCTGCATTGCAACTCATTTATTTGATTAGTGCGCGTCGACGTTGTCGGTTCGACAGTCGGTTTTTCTGCTTTAAGTAAAAGtaaagtgcaacaacaacacttacATACAccagcacacgcacacacgcacacgcagaTGTGATAAGCTGAGCTCAAACAAAAAGTGCGTGACAAAATGAAAGCAAGTGAAACGTTACGCATGCGTTTGCTGCGCATACGAGAAACAAGCGCTaactaaaaattcaattgttgttaacaacAAGAAAGTGTCTTGACTGGTGATTAGCCAACTGACCAATCTTCGCAACAATAACACCAAGAGAAGCAGcagaattgcaaaaaaaaagagagcagCGTATAAAAGTATTAAGATATCGTTGCAttcgtcgacgtcgtcgtaCGCGATTTCGTGCCCGAGCGTGAATTTGTGGCGCAGGCCAGCTGCAATATTGCACAATCCTGTCGCTAGTTGGCCAACCTGTTAACCCGCTTGCCTTGCCTTGTTGCAGTTTGTATCTGTCAGATACGaacatttgtttgcactgcttctttttctctctctttcgcgtTGTGCGTTAAAGCTAAACCGCCAAAATTGCTGTGCTACTGTGTTCCAGGATCTTGGGGTACATCATGAGGCGCTTTCTGCGCTCAGCCATGATTGTATTCAGCTGGTTTGTTGTGCCCTACAGCCGCTACACCAATATTAAAGTGCTGCGGCGAAAACTGCCACCGATACGTAGCCATCTGTTGGAGATACCTGCCGTCGATTTGGCTAAACTTATTCGCACCAAAAAGGTAAGTTTCTACAACCtcataaacacacatacatacagatcAAATTGCACTCGTTGTTAAAGCCAATCAATTgcgtaaaaaaaaatcacttaAATCGAACGCGCCTCAAATCTCTTGCAAAATCAATAGACAAGATAGATAGACAGGCCAACAACATGTGGCAGTCAGTCTGACAGACAAGCGGGGGCATAGTCCAAGACATCAACGACAACAAAGGCCACTCTCAGCGCAATTGCCACATCTATCTATTAGATACATTGTGGCAAAGTTGAGGCAATGGCAATCTGATGCCGTCGCGCTGctcttgtcgttgttgctgttgatggcCACTGCTTGCATGCGGctatacacatatttatgtgGTAGCTGCTCCATCAGCGCTATGAACTTAGTCAACGGGTGTTGACTGTATTAaccttttgttattaacaCACAGCTTTAGACGCTCTGCTAAAAATGGTTTAGTGTCAGTTCAAGTCTACAATCATAAGGCAGTTGAATAACATATTATATGGAAGTAATTAAACGAATGTTGAATGATATAagcttatttgaattttttttttgttttttagtaaCCAAAATGTTAGGCTTACAATTAGATAAAAATACTTATAGCTTATACTGGCTCTTGTTGGTCtactgcaattttatttatttatataaactgttgcaatttgattacatttatatacttatataattGTGATGCTTTTCACAAAAGCTCTAAAATTAAACTAGTTCATGTTATAAACGTACTTTATGCATTTCACATGCATTACTCATATGCAAGTTTTTAAGTTGTTAgcaaagagtttttttttatatacctGTTAAATAGTGCtaagttaacaaaatataaatagtatgTAGACTTAGCTACATGTATGTATCTAAGTTcacatatttacatacttacatacgtttgtaaatacatacacatataaaaagtTGGTTAGTTAACCGCGGCCTAGAGCGCCTGGCTGGATGGGCTTCATGCTTAGCCATATCTATAGCATCTGGCTTagtataaacacacacacaaatgtacaCAAGCTACGCGCGTGCGCATGACGAATCtacttaaatacatatacttatgttttttttttttgtagttaatTGCAGTTTGCCTGCTTTCGTAGTTATTGTTGCAACGCGAGCTTCTTTGCGCTCATTGGTCCACATCATAGTTAACTAAGGTCAAAGCTTATTCGTATCAAGCAGACATATACAGTGTctgtacacatacatatatcaaatttatcacaattgtttataagcaaatcTGCCTTTGTTTATGCTCGCGTCttttgcaaaacaatttgtatattgtttttCGCGTGCCTgctaataattgttttaattataaaatttattatttgtagcttGTCGGCGGCGTTTCATTGAGAATGCTTATTTATGTTACCACATggcagtttaattttttgaaatttagaTTGGTAGTCTAGTCTGCCTTTGCTATCTCCATAAATGTGACTGGTCGGGTCAACGTTGCGCCAGTGCACACAGAGACGGAGACATAAAACATGCAATACATAGTTTACTTAATTATCTCAACAACTaagatttatttcaaatctAATTTGACGTTTATGTacatagtgtgtgtgtatttgaatGTGTATgactttttctttatttaaattattattatatatttgcgtTTACTCTCAGCTGATTTGCTACTGCTTAAACACATTATACATGCCTATTATCACTAAGCATAGCTTAGTGCTATTATGTTATTATTCTATGATTTCTTGAGAAACAAGCACTCTTTCCTATATAACCTAAACAGCCTTACTCTTCAATTATCCGTCTATGTATTTCAAATGGTCATCCATTTTTGAAGTCcagagcataaaataaaaagtgcgcTATATACGGGCTACGGTGACAATTTGTACATACATCAAGCATCGAAAAcgttaaaaactaaactagattatttacaaaattctgGATATGATATACAAACGAATTGcatgaacaaaaatataataattttatacttgTTTAgtgattttttaaaattttgcgaTATTCAaatgtgtttgcttgtgtgaTATAAGTGACtagatataaaaataaagaacgCATTGAAACAATTAGAGATTTAGAAAATATCACGTTAGATTGTTTTTGCAAATCAATTGACTCTCGAGTGCGTTCACTTGGCTCAAGTCTAAGATTAACTGTCTTATGTAGAtgccaaatgaaaatattttaataaaatagcgAGCTAAACTCGCTGTCAATTTCACGCGCCTCACCCCCAAAACGATCTTAGACAATGACATATATAAGCGGATTTACCTTCGTCGCCTTTAACCTGCAAGAAAGAGAATAAGAGTGAGTTGAGAATTAAGggaaaattgttatttttagcaaaattcaattcataGTCTAAAGACACATTTACTTATAAaagcttgaaaaaaaaatctgaaTATTTTCAAAGTTTTTGGTTAGTCTTAGTTTAAGGCAAGACTTTTGCAGTATATAATGGcatatacatttacatttgtgtgcaaaaataCTCAAAGCAGGCACAGTTTTGGGTTCATTCCAAGATTGATTGAAATCGATTGCTGCTTAACTCTTGCATATTGGTTGCATTGCACATTGTGTTTACCTTTAAGCAGGTTTTCACATACAACACATACACCCTAACTTCAAAAACtttaagttgctgttgctgctgatttattATTACACTGGAAGTCATTGAAAAGTCaagtagctttaaattttattacttatatacatacatatgtatgtacacatttataaagttaaataatcaTGGCATATGAGTTCATTGTAcatatatctacatatatgtgtCTATATACCATTATATTAGCTGCCCATGTAACACAAAAAAGTTTCACCTCTCACTCTCATTTAACGACATTACTGCAACTTGTGGGGATTGAATGGAGTACCCTTAAATATCCTTTTATTGGCTAGGTAGAGAAACTTAGGCGGCCAAAGCATTAACCTGTTGCAGCATTCCAAAAGATTTCACATACGCCTTGTTATACACTCAGCAACTGCCATGAATATGttctttattttcattgatttcaatttaacataaattgctGATCGTTTATTTGGTTcacacaaacaattaaaaataagcttgCGGGTGctgtcaaaataaatagctaGTTTTAGCGGGAACATGTAAAAAGAAATAGCagcatattattttcattttattttttaattacaaatttttaataattatatcaaGTTTGGTAATACAATTAGACTTAgtggcattttttatatttgtaaataaatacaactaatttttaaaaatagtttaatttaaaattttatttaagcaggtttttatttaaatttaaaattttctagtaatcaagcataaaaaatagccAACAGTATCAGCAAACAATACAAAGAGACATTTGTAAAACACGACTTGCTCTTCAATTCTCAACTCTCTTATTCTCTCATTATTCCAGATCAAAAGCGAAGAGGTAGTCGAGGCGTATATTGAACGCTGTCGTCAGGTAAATCCGCTTATAAATGCCATTGTCCAAGACCGCTTTGAAGAGGCGCTGGATGAGGCGCGTGAGATTGACAATGTCATAGCCATGGGCATCAACAGTGTGGAGTCTATGGAGGAGCATACACCTTTGCTAGGCATTCCGGTAACTGTTAAGGAGAGCATTGCTGTCAAGGGCATGACAAATCAAGCTGGACGTGTTTTTAAAACGCCCCAAATTGCGAAATCGGATGCGCCTGTTGTGGAGCAGATCAAACGTTGTGGCGGCATTATATTGCTCGTATCCAATACGCCTgagttgtgtttgctttgggAGACATACAACAATGTTACAGGGCAAACGAAAAATCCTTATGATCTGAAGCGCACACCAGGTGGCTCTTCGGGCGGTGAGGCGGCACTGCTGGCCAGTGGCGCCTCGCTACTTGGGCTCACATCAGATATTGGTGGCTCATCGCGCTTGCCCGCTATGTTTAGCGGCATTTGGGGTCATAAGCCCACCCCCTATGCAGTATCATTTCGTGGACATCATCCAACCAGCGATTTCCCCAAATGGGGCGATTTCTTTACCATTGCGCCCATGACACGTTATGCCAAGGACTTACCGCTATTGCTCAAGTGCATGTGTGATCCAACTGGTCCTAGACTGACGCTAGATAAGGAGATCAGTGCACATGGCATACGTTTCTTTTTCATGGACAACGACGGTCCCTCGGGCATGATGCGTCCACTCAGCCGAGATCTGCATGCGGGTATCAATCGTGTGGCTAGCGATTTCAATGCCAAGCGTGTAAATATACGCAAAATGAAATGGTCACTGGACATATCGTTATCGGCCATGCTAACCATGAAGAATATAGGTAAGTGAACATAGTGAGAACCTAAGCTTGGATGAGGTGattgtttagtttagtttggaAGCCTTAGTTTTTGAATAAGTCTAATAACgctatttttttatagagACAATTTACCACAAGACGGAGGAGGGCGAACAACCAAAGACTGTTTGCAAGGAGACTGTCAAGTATTTCTTTGGCTGCTCGGATAGCATATTGCCATCGGTTATATTTGGtcatttgcaaaatttcatGAAAATTATACCCAATTCGCGGCATAAGCATTTGGCCAGCATCATTGAGGCACTTAAGACTGAATTCAAGGAGCTGCTCGGCACAGACGGTGTTTTTCTCTATCCAACATTTCCCAATACAGCTCATCAACATTACCAGA encodes:
- the LOC108603496 gene encoding uncharacterized protein LOC108603496 yields the protein MPAQQKQTFLSRNLVAVVMVPTLIGIHFGWKMLQDNRKLVAEHEKIDMPPITLAKALWKRLTGGAPAEITKEE
- the LOC108603495 gene encoding uncharacterized protein LOC108603495 isoform X2, whose product is MNSSNLNDLRSYSRHWLTEFIEQYQEEECLWQPKHQDYSNHAARNLAYDKLVEKLKEVEPNPDRAMVVRKINSLRSAFRREFRKSSSKSDYETRLWYYDKLLFIAEHKPKRNAGECKPKRELHISFDDDDSMDYEDESHHTTQSHHIETIVATSGDEGEEVVGESNSVVVSSQGTTISTISVTPADCVALVKNEQQQHHHHHHQQQELETHQRLSTAAQSGTPGTHAVKVLEITSLDSNSQREIQQQLQHLHQANGHGQPVSTIQIGREHFQPLFSGTATTAYTTAAPTQSHRQDDEYDAIGVNVASKLRSINHTQRIIAEKLISDVLFNAQLDNLTVDSALTQ
- the LOC108603492 gene encoding succinate--hydroxymethylglutarate CoA-transferase, translated to MWVTRFLLHRNGALTQSWRSFASAHNNNSNATATEKHPLQGVRILDLTRIVAGPYCTMLLADLGAEVIKVERPHFGDESRKWGPPFLEQSGDATYYLACNRNKQSVCIDMKRGQHIMQELVQQADVLVENYVPGTLERYGLGYQQLSSVHPKLIYCTISGYGSTGPYSKRPGYDVIASSVGGLLHITGERSGPPSKVGVAVTDVATGLYAHGAILAALLQRQRTQRGQKIDVNLLSTCCSMLINVGSNYLNAGVEAKRWGTAHSSIVPYQSFKTADGYLTIGAGSDAQFLDLCQRLNIEELAAEEQYKTNKDRVQYREQLVEQLASILVRQTNKQWMQLFEGATFVAGPVNSIREVFEDEHIQAIGLVKTLPHALDGGVKVVGPAVEFSEAHNDARTAPPILGEHTNSVLSQLLGYKPEQLAELREQRIIQ
- the LOC108603491 gene encoding fatty-acid amide hydrolase 2 translates to MRRFLRSAMIVFSWFVVPYSRYTNIKVLRRKLPPIRSHLLEIPAVDLAKLIRTKKIKSEEVVEAYIERCRQVNPLINAIVQDRFEEALDEAREIDNVIAMGINSVESMEEHTPLLGIPVTVKESIAVKGMTNQAGRVFKTPQIAKSDAPVVEQIKRCGGIILLVSNTPELCLLWETYNNVTGQTKNPYDLKRTPGGSSGGEAALLASGASLLGLTSDIGGSSRLPAMFSGIWGHKPTPYAVSFRGHHPTSDFPKWGDFFTIAPMTRYAKDLPLLLKCMCDPTGPRLTLDKEISAHGIRFFFMDNDGPSGMMRPLSRDLHAGINRVASDFNAKRVNIRKMKWSLDISLSAMLTMKNIETIYHKTEEGEQPKTVCKETVKYFFGCSDSILPSVIFGHLQNFMKIIPNSRHKHLASIIEALKTEFKELLGTDGVFLYPTFPNTAHQHYQIYHKLLEPMYMAIFNTLGLPVTNCMIGLDRRNLPMGIQVVANPGQDHLCLAVAREMERRYGGWVRPPSEDSHASSKRG
- the LOC108603495 gene encoding uncharacterized protein LOC108603495 isoform X1 gives rise to the protein MNSSNLNDLRSYSRHWLTEFIEQYQEEECLWQPKHQDYSNHAARNLAYDKLVEKLKEVEPNPDRAMVVRKINSLRSAFRREFRKSSSKSDYETRLWYYDKLLFIAEHKPKRNAGECKPKRELHISFDDDDSMDYEDESHHTTQSHHIETIVATSGDEGEEVVGESNSVVVSSQGTTISTISVTPADCVALVKNEQQQHHHHHHQQQELETHQRLSTAAQSGTPGTHAVKVLEITSLDSNSQREIQQAVNSLEQHQQLQHLHQANGHGQPVSTIQIGREHFQPLFSGTATTAYTTAAPTQSHRQDDEYDAIGVNVASKLRSINHTQRIIAEKLISDVLFNAQLDNLTVDSALTQ